The region TTCTCGGCCGCGAGGATATCCATGATGGCGGTCCCGGTCTTTGTGTCCAGGTTCCCGGTCGGTTCGTCGCAGAGGAGGAGGTCGGGGTCGTTTACGAGCGCCCGGGCGATCGCCACCCGCTGCTGCTCGCCCCCGGAGAGTTCGCCCGGCCTGTGGGAGAAGAGGGCGTCGTCGAGGTGCATCGCCCGCAGGACCTCGGTCGCCCGCCGCCGGCTCTCCTCCCTGCCGGTGGTGAGGACGACGGGAAACTCGACGTTCTCGACCGCCGAGAGGAGCGGGATGAGGTTGAACTGCTGGAAGATGAACCCGATGTGGTCCCGCCGGAGCCGGGTGAGGTCGTCGTCGCTCAACGTGGAGATATCCTGCCCGGAGAGGTAGACCTTCCCGGTGGTCGGCACGTCGAGGCACCCCATCAGGTTCAGAAGCGTCGATTTCCCGGAACCGGAGGGTCCCATCACGGCGATGAACTCGCCGGGCTCGACCGTGAGGGAGACGTGGTCGAGCGCCACGACCGCCCCTGCCGGGAGCGAGTAGACTTTGGTGACGTCCTCGAACCTGACGACGGGCTCGCCGCTCATCGCCGCCGTCTCCGGAGATACCAGAGGGCCGCCAGGGCCGCGGCGGCCGCCAGCACGCCCGCGACGGCGACGGGGACCAGCACGCCGGCAGCCGTTTCGCCCTCCGCAGTCCGGTTCTCGATCGAGATGGGTACGGTCACCGTGGAGGGGTTCCCGTCGCTGTCCCGGTACTCGATGATGAGCGGGACCTCAGTCACGTTCGCCCCGGCCCGGAACGTCACCTCGAACGGTGCGACGTCGTCGGGGTCGAGGGTGCCGACGACGTAGACCCGGTAGGGGTCGGTGGGGGCCGCGGGCGGGCCGACGGTGACGATGACCGAGCGTGCGGACTCAAGGCCCGCGTTGGCGATATCCCCCGTCGCCCGGTAGATATTCCCTTCCGGGGCGACCTCGACGTTGCTTGCGACCGGGTCCGCCCGCCGTTTATCCTCGCCGAAGGAGACCGGCAGGGTGAGGTTTGCGGCATGGCTGTTCTGCCCGTTCCGCCAGGTCACCGCAAACGTGACGTTCGTCTCGCTTGCCGGGGTCAGGTTGAAGGGGACGGCGCGAGCCCCGTCGGGCGCGAGGTTGCCGATGAACGCTCCCGTAGGGGTGACCGCGAACCCCGTCCCCAGCGGGGTCACCTGGACGCCGGAGGCGGCGTTCGGGCGAGGATTCCCCACCAAGACGGTGATGGCAGCCTCCCTCCCGGGGGAGAAGGTATCGGGTCGTTCGGCGATCGTCGCACGGAGCGGGGTGTCGTCGACCCGGACCGGGACCGGGTAGCGGAGGGTCCCGTTCTCCCGGAAGTCCAGAGAGAACTCAGGGTAGTAGACCCCGTCGGGGACGTCCGCCCGGAGAGTGAAGGAGAACGTCCTCCCGGTGCCGGCCCCGATATCCCCGACCGAGGGGTAGGGCTCGCTCACCGGGACGACGCTGTCGCCGTAGAGCCTGGCCCGGCCGACCGAGACGGTCGAGGGACCGGTGTTCTGCACGACGACCGTGAGGGTTCCTATGTCGCCCCGCATCAGGACCGGAGGGTCGACCGCAACAGAGGTCACCGTCACGTCCGCAGGGCCCGCGGCGGCGGGGGCGGCGAGGAGGCAGGCCGCGACGAAGAGGGCCGGGACAAGCGCAGGGTGATCGGCTCCCACGCACGGGAATGGATGGAACCCCTACTTCAACATTGCCCCCGCACAGCCCACGGTCCGGCATAAGACCTTTGACGGCAGAGAGCGATACCCCTGGAGACAACCGCCGCCCCGCCGGGGGCACCCGCGGCGGGTGGGAACGCCGCTCGTCCGGGAATCCGAGGAGGGAATGGGACTGAACAACATCTATATCATCGGCCACAGACAGCCCGATACCGACAGCATCTGCAGCGTCATCGGCT is a window of Methanoculleus sp. 7T DNA encoding:
- a CDS encoding ABC transporter ATP-binding protein, which gives rise to MSGEPVVRFEDVTKVYSLPAGAVVALDHVSLTVEPGEFIAVMGPSGSGKSTLLNLMGCLDVPTTGKVYLSGQDISTLSDDDLTRLRRDHIGFIFQQFNLIPLLSAVENVEFPVVLTTGREESRRRATEVLRAMHLDDALFSHRPGELSGGEQQRVAIARALVNDPDLLLCDEPTGNLDTKTGTAIMDILAAENRRGKTIVMVTHDPRVAGYARRRIQIVDGRLV
- a CDS encoding COG1361 S-layer family protein; amino-acid sequence: MGADHPALVPALFVAACLLAAPAAAGPADVTVTSVAVDPPVLMRGDIGTLTVVVQNTGPSTVSVGRARLYGDSVVPVSEPYPSVGDIGAGTGRTFSFTLRADVPDGVYYPEFSLDFRENGTLRYPVPVRVDDTPLRATIAERPDTFSPGREAAITVLVGNPRPNAASGVQVTPLGTGFAVTPTGAFIGNLAPDGARAVPFNLTPASETNVTFAVTWRNGQNSHAANLTLPVSFGEDKRRADPVASNVEVAPEGNIYRATGDIANAGLESARSVIVTVGPPAAPTDPYRVYVVGTLDPDDVAPFEVTFRAGANVTEVPLIIEYRDSDGNPSTVTVPISIENRTAEGETAAGVLVPVAVAGVLAAAAALAALWYLRRRRR